One segment of Pan paniscus chromosome 20, NHGRI_mPanPan1-v2.0_pri, whole genome shotgun sequence DNA contains the following:
- the LOC100984790 gene encoding zinc finger protein 506 isoform X4, translated as MYSHFAQDLWSEHSIKDSFQKVILRRYEKCRHDNLQLKKDCESVDECPVHKRGYNGLKQCLTTTQRKILQCDEYVKFLHKFSNSNKHKIRDTGKKPFKCIEYGKTFNQSSTRTTYKKIDAGEKRYKCEECGKAYKQSSHLTTHKKIHTGEKPYKCEECGKAYKQSCNLTTHKIIHTGEKPYRCRECGKAFNHPATLFSHKKIHTGEKPYKCDKCGKAFISSSTLTKHEIIHTGEKPYKCEECGKAFNRSSNLTKHKRIHTGDVPYKCDECGKTFTWYSSLSKHKRAHTGEKPYKCEECGKAFTAFSTLTEHKIIHTGEKPYKCEECGKAFNWSSALNKHKKIHIRQKPCIVKNVENLLNVPQPLISIR; from the coding sequence ATGTATTCTCATTTTGCCCAAGACCTTTGGTCAGAGCACAGCATAAAAGATTCTTTCCAAAAAGTGATACTAAGAAGATATGAAAAATGTAGACATGAcaatttacagttaaaaaaagaCTGTGAAAGTGTAGATGAGTGTCCAGTGCACAAAAGAGGTTATAATGGACTTAAACAATGTTTGACAACTACCCAGAGAAAAATACTTCAATGTGATGAATATGTGAAATTCTTGcataaattttcaaattcaaacAAACATAAGATAAGAGATACtggaaaaaaaccttttaaatgtATAGAGTATGGGAAAACTTTTAACCAGTCTTCAACCCGTACTACATATAAGAAAATTGATGCTGGAGAGAAAcgctacaaatgtgaagaatgtggtaaAGCCTATAAGCAGTCCTCAcaccttactacacataagaaaattcatactggagagaaaccctacaaatgtgaagaatgtggcaaagcctatAAGCAGTCCTGTaaccttactacacataagataattcatactggagagaaaccctacagaTGTagagaatgtggcaaagcttttaaccacCCCGCAACCCTTTTTtcacataagaaaattcatactggagagaaaccatacaaGTGTGataaatgtggcaaagcctttattTCATCCTCAACCCTTACTAAACatgagataattcatactggagagaaaccctacaaatgtgaggaatgtggcaaagcttttaaccgtTCCTCAaaccttactaaacataagagaattcatactggagatgTACCCTACAAATGTGAcgaatgtggcaaaacctttacCTGGTACTCAAGCCTCTCTAAACATAAGAGagctcatactggagagaaaccctacaagtgtgaagaatgtggcaaagcctttactgCATTCTCAACTCTAACTGAACATAAGATAattcacacaggagagaaaccgtacaaatgtgaagaatgtggcaaagcttttaactgGTCCTCAGCCcttaataaacataagaaaattcatattaGACAGAAACCCTGCATAGTGAAGAATGTGGAAAATCTTTTAAATGTTCCTCAACCCTTAATAagcataagataa